One stretch of Sulfuricystis multivorans DNA includes these proteins:
- the prsR gene encoding PEP-CTERM-box response regulator transcription factor: protein MTNGKPRTLLIVEDDPALQKQMRWSFDQYETLVAADRDSALALVRRHAPAVVTMDLGLPPDADSVSEGFLLLEQLLAIAPDTKVIVLTGQNDRANALRAIDMGAYDFFAKPFEPEILGLTIDRAFRLYDLQQENRRLRSMQQPDALGGLITRDPEMLRICRTIEKVATSNATVLLLGESGTGKELLARGLHAASPRSGERFVAINCAAIPENLLESELFGYEKGAFTGAAKSTPGKIETAHRGTLMLDEIGDLPLALQAKLLRFLQERVIERVGGREEIPVDVRIVCATHQDLKALIREGRFREDLYYRLAEIVINIPPLRNRIGDAALLAHAFVRRFGAEQKRSLTLGEDALSSITAHRWPGNVRELENCIKRAVIMAEGNLVTASDLGLETTDTEPTNLDLRSLREEAERKAILTALSRSNGNVVRTAELLGISRPTLYDLMHKLGLKT, encoded by the coding sequence ATGACGAACGGGAAACCGCGCACCCTGCTGATCGTCGAGGACGATCCCGCGCTGCAAAAACAGATGCGCTGGTCGTTCGACCAGTACGAGACCCTGGTCGCCGCCGATCGCGACAGCGCACTTGCCCTAGTGCGGCGCCACGCACCGGCGGTGGTGACGATGGACCTGGGGCTACCACCGGACGCCGATTCGGTGAGCGAGGGCTTTCTGCTCCTCGAACAGTTGCTGGCGATCGCTCCGGATACCAAGGTCATCGTGCTCACCGGCCAGAATGACCGGGCCAATGCGCTGCGGGCGATCGACATGGGGGCCTATGACTTCTTTGCCAAGCCTTTCGAGCCGGAAATCCTTGGCCTGACGATCGACCGCGCATTCCGTCTCTATGATCTGCAGCAAGAAAACCGCCGTCTGCGGTCGATGCAACAACCGGATGCGTTGGGTGGCCTGATCACCCGCGACCCGGAAATGTTGCGCATCTGCCGCACGATCGAGAAGGTGGCCACCAGCAATGCCACGGTGCTGCTGCTCGGCGAAAGCGGCACCGGCAAGGAGTTGCTGGCGCGCGGTTTGCATGCCGCCTCGCCGCGTAGCGGCGAACGTTTCGTCGCGATCAACTGCGCGGCGATTCCAGAAAACCTGCTCGAAAGCGAACTGTTCGGCTACGAAAAAGGCGCCTTCACCGGTGCGGCGAAAAGCACGCCCGGCAAGATCGAAACGGCACATCGCGGTACGCTGATGCTCGACGAGATCGGCGATCTGCCCCTCGCGCTACAAGCCAAGCTGTTGCGCTTTTTGCAAGAGCGCGTGATCGAGCGCGTCGGCGGCCGCGAGGAAATCCCCGTCGATGTGCGCATCGTCTGCGCGACCCATCAGGATTTGAAGGCATTGATTCGCGAGGGCCGCTTCCGCGAAGACCTTTACTACCGGCTGGCCGAGATCGTCATCAACATCCCGCCGTTGCGCAACCGAATCGGCGACGCCGCACTGCTCGCCCATGCCTTCGTGCGTCGTTTCGGCGCCGAACAAAAGCGCAGTCTGACGCTCGGCGAGGATGCGCTGAGCAGCATCACGGCGCATCGCTGGCCCGGCAATGTGCGCGAGTTGGAAAACTGCATCAAACGCGCCGTCATCATGGCCGAGGGCAACCTCGTGACGGCCAGTGATCTCGGCCTGGAAACCACCGACACGGAACCCACGAATCTGGATCTGCGCTCGCTCCGCGAAGAAGCCGAACGCAAAGCGATCCTCACCGCTCTGAGCCGCAGTAACGGCAACGTGGTGCGCACCGCCGAGCTCCTCGGCATCAGCCGACCGACGCTGTATGATCTGATGCACAAGCTGGGGCTGAAAACTTGA
- the prsK gene encoding XrtA/PEP-CTERM system histidine kinase PrsK, giving the protein MGTSLSTAPLWSYGLASVSHLAFALHFLRWRHGNLRDPVDRALLGAAVATLLWAAEGFLLALQPLSFLFIAHAVFDSLRYAGWYVFIILLLRTATSASGREQPFRAQWPMFVGLASVTLALVFQALLATDLLVAEVAARGAQYAALAQSIFGLVLIEQLFRNTTSDSRWQIKPLGIGLAAVFGFDLYFHSTVLLFNRIDNDSFTVRGLATVLVLPLIILTVYRTRARQLRIAVSQKAAFQTTSLAIAGLYLLIASAAGYYVRYLGGSWGGALQIAVLFAAMLLMMVLMFSGTMRARIKVLIGKNFFRYRYDYREEWLKFTRTLSSGESAQQAGQQVIRGLADMVESPAGTLWLLDGDGSTYRQNARWNMPECTGSEPADGSLVRFLETSGWVINLEEYRHRPSRYQNLTLPEWLLETPNAWLIVPLSLPSKVVGFVVLATARAPLDIDWEVNDLLRTAGRQAAAFLAQLQAAEALLEARKFDAFNKMSAFVVHDLKNIVTQLSLMLKNAERHAGNPEFQRDMIETVDHAVTRMKQLMMQLREGAKPAEGVCGVDLAAIAQRVKKAKAHLAPPVDVKVHAQVFARGHEERIERVIGHLVQNALEATPPDGRVWIDIGRAGSQATIEVGDTGHGMSAEFIRERLFKPFQTTKQSGMGIGAFESRQYIQELGGDICVESAENSGTRFLIRLPLIEVSKSSDLQQAEHP; this is encoded by the coding sequence ATGGGAACTTCCCTCTCGACCGCCCCGCTCTGGAGTTATGGCCTGGCGAGCGTGAGTCATCTGGCCTTCGCGCTCCATTTTCTGCGCTGGCGCCACGGCAACCTGCGTGACCCGGTCGACCGCGCGTTGCTCGGTGCTGCCGTGGCCACCCTGCTCTGGGCCGCCGAGGGATTCCTGCTCGCGCTGCAGCCGCTGTCTTTTCTGTTCATTGCCCATGCCGTCTTCGATAGCCTGCGCTATGCCGGTTGGTATGTCTTCATCATCCTACTGCTGCGCACGGCGACTTCGGCCAGCGGACGCGAACAACCGTTCCGAGCGCAGTGGCCGATGTTCGTCGGCCTCGCCAGCGTCACGCTGGCGCTCGTGTTCCAGGCCCTGCTGGCGACGGATCTGCTGGTAGCCGAAGTCGCCGCGCGCGGTGCGCAATATGCGGCATTGGCCCAGAGCATCTTCGGTCTGGTGCTGATCGAGCAACTGTTCCGCAACACCACGAGCGATTCGCGTTGGCAGATCAAGCCGCTGGGCATCGGCCTGGCAGCGGTCTTCGGCTTCGACCTCTACTTCCATTCCACCGTGCTGCTGTTCAACCGCATCGACAATGACAGCTTCACGGTACGCGGATTGGCCACCGTGCTGGTGCTGCCGCTGATCATCCTGACGGTCTACCGCACCCGGGCACGCCAGCTGCGCATCGCCGTCTCGCAGAAAGCCGCCTTCCAGACCACATCGCTCGCAATCGCCGGACTCTACCTATTGATCGCTTCCGCCGCCGGCTATTACGTCCGTTACCTGGGCGGCAGTTGGGGCGGTGCGCTGCAGATCGCGGTGCTGTTCGCGGCCATGCTGCTGATGATGGTGTTGATGTTCTCTGGCACGATGCGCGCGCGCATCAAGGTGCTGATCGGCAAGAATTTTTTCCGCTATCGCTACGACTACCGCGAGGAATGGCTCAAATTCACGCGCACACTCTCTTCCGGCGAGAGTGCGCAGCAAGCCGGACAACAGGTGATTCGCGGTCTGGCCGACATGGTGGAGAGCCCGGCGGGCACGCTATGGCTGCTCGATGGCGATGGAAGCACCTATCGCCAGAACGCACGCTGGAACATGCCGGAATGCACCGGCAGCGAGCCCGCGGACGGTTCGCTGGTGCGCTTCCTCGAAACCAGCGGCTGGGTGATCAATCTCGAGGAGTACCGCCATCGCCCGAGCCGCTACCAGAATCTCACTTTGCCCGAATGGCTGCTGGAAACGCCCAATGCCTGGCTGATCGTGCCGCTCAGTCTGCCCAGCAAGGTCGTCGGTTTCGTCGTCCTCGCCACGGCGCGCGCGCCGCTCGACATCGACTGGGAGGTGAATGACCTGCTGCGCACCGCCGGCCGCCAGGCCGCTGCCTTCCTCGCCCAGCTCCAGGCCGCCGAGGCGCTGCTCGAAGCGCGCAAATTCGATGCCTTCAACAAGATGTCGGCGTTCGTCGTCCATGACCTGAAGAACATCGTCACCCAATTGTCGCTGATGCTGAAGAACGCCGAACGGCATGCCGGCAATCCGGAATTCCAACGCGACATGATCGAAACGGTGGATCACGCCGTGACACGCATGAAGCAGCTGATGATGCAGCTGCGCGAAGGCGCAAAACCGGCCGAGGGCGTCTGCGGTGTCGATCTCGCCGCCATCGCGCAACGCGTCAAAAAGGCGAAGGCCCACCTCGCACCGCCCGTCGATGTCAAGGTGCATGCCCAGGTTTTTGCCCGCGGTCACGAAGAGCGGATCGAGCGTGTGATCGGCCATCTGGTACAAAACGCCCTCGAGGCGACGCCGCCCGACGGCCGGGTCTGGATCGACATCGGCCGCGCCGGCAGCCAAGCGACGATCGAGGTCGGCGACACGGGCCACGGCATGTCAGCGGAATTCATACGCGAGCGCCTGTTCAAACCGTTCCAGACCACCAAACAGTCCGGCATGGGCATCGGCGCCTTCGAGAGCCGCCAATATATCCAGGAACTCGGAGGTGACATTTGCGTAGAAAGTGCCGAGAATAGCGGCACACGCTTTTTGATCCGGCTGCCGCTGATCGAAGTTTCGAAGTCATCCGACCTGCAACAGGCTGAGCATCCATGA